A region from the Polaribacter sp. Hel1_33_78 genome encodes:
- a CDS encoding TrkH family potassium uptake protein translates to MGTLNFKIIYRFLGITAIINGLFMFIAFPFSYFNDESQASGILNAGIITVFIGLILYFINKPTSTNIQKKEGYLIVTLGWLTLSFTGMLPYLLSGAIPNISDAFFETISGYSTTGSSILTDIESMPKGILFWRSATHWIGGMGIIVLTIAILPLLGIGGMQLFMAEAPGPSADKLHPRITDTAKRLYIIYVVLTFAEFFLLKVAGMTWFDAINHAMATVSTGGFSTKNSSVAFYNHLPSVQYIIIFFMLIAGTNFVLTYFALKGKIQKVFQSEEFKYYLFGIITISAIVTILIYFFQDPNLQTTIAHPKVFGEAESAIRHALFMVTSVVTTTGFVTADFTMWSFFATSIFFALFFTGGSAGSTSGGVKIVRHIIMLKNSFLEFKKAVHPNAIIPVRYDGKPINQTIVLNIISFFIIYMLIFILASVTLTLLGLDFLSALGAAASSLGNIGPAIGSVSPVNNFAHLSAGAKWFCSFLMLIGRLELFTVLILFTPFFWRKN, encoded by the coding sequence ATGGGAACGCTTAACTTTAAAATAATTTATCGCTTCTTAGGCATTACAGCCATTATTAATGGATTGTTTATGTTTATTGCCTTCCCTTTTAGTTATTTTAATGATGAAAGCCAAGCAAGTGGAATTTTAAATGCAGGGATTATTACGGTATTTATTGGACTAATTCTCTACTTTATAAACAAGCCTACAAGCACAAATATTCAAAAAAAAGAAGGGTATTTAATTGTTACTTTAGGATGGTTAACTCTCTCCTTTACAGGAATGCTACCCTATTTATTATCTGGGGCAATCCCCAATATTTCTGATGCATTTTTCGAAACCATTTCAGGATATTCAACAACTGGGTCCTCTATTTTGACAGATATAGAATCCATGCCAAAAGGAATTCTTTTTTGGAGAAGTGCCACTCATTGGATTGGAGGAATGGGAATTATTGTTCTTACCATAGCCATACTTCCACTTTTGGGAATTGGAGGCATGCAGCTTTTTATGGCGGAAGCTCCTGGACCGTCTGCAGACAAATTACATCCTAGAATTACAGACACCGCAAAACGTTTGTATATAATTTATGTAGTATTAACTTTTGCAGAATTTTTTTTATTAAAAGTAGCAGGCATGACATGGTTTGACGCTATAAACCATGCAATGGCTACGGTTAGTACCGGCGGTTTTTCTACCAAAAACAGTAGTGTTGCTTTTTATAACCATCTGCCATCTGTACAATATATCATTATCTTTTTTATGCTGATTGCAGGGACTAACTTTGTATTAACCTATTTTGCATTAAAAGGAAAAATTCAGAAAGTTTTTCAAAGTGAAGAGTTTAAATATTATTTATTCGGAATTATTACTATTTCGGCGATTGTAACTATTTTAATTTACTTTTTTCAAGATCCAAATTTACAGACCACAATTGCGCATCCAAAAGTTTTTGGGGAAGCAGAAAGTGCTATAAGACATGCATTATTTATGGTAACCTCTGTAGTTACTACCACAGGATTTGTGACGGCAGATTTTACAATGTGGAGCTTTTTTGCTACTAGTATTTTCTTTGCGCTCTTTTTTACGGGAGGCTCCGCAGGATCTACAAGTGGTGGTGTAAAAATAGTAAGACATATTATTATGTTAAAAAACAGTTTTTTAGAGTTTAAAAAAGCGGTACATCCAAATGCCATAATACCTGTAAGATATGATGGTAAACCTATAAATCAGACCATTGTTTTAAACATTATTTCTTTCTTTATCATTTACATGCTTATTTTTATTTTGGCCTCAGTTACACTTACATTATTAGGATTAGATTTTTTATCTGCCCTTGGAGCTGCAGCATCGTCTCTAGGTAATATAGGCCCGGCTATAGGTTCTGTAAGTCCGGTAAATAATTTTGCTCATTTATCCGCTGGTGCCAAATGGTTTTGTTCTTTTTTAATGTTAATCGGACGTTTAGAGTTGTTTACAGTACTCATTTTATTTACACCTTTCTTTTGGCGTAAAAATTAA
- the trkA gene encoding Trk system potassium transporter TrkA → MKIIIAGAGDVGFHLAKLLSYESQDTYIIDFDGEKLNYLNNHLDVITKKGDATSIKLLKEIGIDSADLLIAVTDSQNTNFTISVIGKSLGAKKTIARIDNPEFLNDCEVDFKKFGLDFMISPQELAANEIKMLLNQSSFNDTVAFERGLFNVMGTTLTYKSPLVDLTVKEAAEKFTNVDFITIAIKRENVSQTIIPRGDTEYKLDDQVYFSVPNYSMKDLYPIIGKKQFNIKNVMILGGSSIGEKTARNLCEDNFKVKLIEKNREKAEMLAETLTNTLVINGDGRDLELLEEENIRETDAFIAVTGNSETNIMSCLVAKSKGVKKTIALVENMDYIDISQTIGIQSLINKKLIAASNIFKHIRKGEILELANLHNIDAEVFEFEVQRDARVTKKPIKDLRVPKEAVFGGIIRDGKALMTYGDMQIQNGDKVIVFCLPEAITAVEHLFN, encoded by the coding sequence ACGAATCTCAAGATACTTATATTATAGATTTTGATGGTGAAAAGTTAAACTACTTAAATAACCATTTAGATGTAATTACAAAAAAAGGAGATGCAACGTCCATAAAACTTTTGAAAGAGATTGGTATTGATTCTGCAGATTTATTAATTGCTGTAACCGATAGTCAAAATACCAATTTTACAATTTCTGTAATTGGTAAATCTTTAGGAGCAAAAAAAACCATTGCAAGAATAGACAATCCAGAGTTTTTAAATGATTGTGAAGTTGACTTCAAAAAATTTGGACTAGATTTTATGATTTCTCCCCAAGAATTAGCTGCTAATGAAATAAAAATGCTCTTGAACCAATCTTCATTTAATGATACTGTTGCGTTCGAGAGAGGTTTGTTTAATGTGATGGGAACTACACTTACCTACAAATCGCCTTTAGTAGATTTAACAGTTAAAGAGGCCGCAGAAAAATTTACGAATGTCGATTTCATAACAATCGCTATCAAAAGAGAAAATGTTTCTCAAACAATTATTCCTAGAGGAGATACTGAATACAAATTAGACGATCAAGTTTATTTTTCTGTGCCCAATTATAGCATGAAAGACTTGTATCCTATAATAGGAAAAAAGCAATTCAATATTAAGAATGTAATGATTCTTGGTGGAAGTAGTATTGGCGAGAAAACAGCAAGAAATCTTTGTGAAGACAATTTTAAAGTAAAGTTAATTGAAAAAAATAGAGAAAAAGCAGAAATGCTTGCTGAAACTTTGACCAATACTTTGGTTATAAATGGTGATGGTAGAGATTTAGAATTATTAGAAGAAGAAAACATTAGAGAAACAGATGCCTTTATTGCCGTTACTGGTAATTCCGAAACCAATATTATGTCTTGCTTGGTGGCAAAATCTAAAGGAGTAAAAAAGACTATTGCTTTGGTAGAAAATATGGATTATATCGATATTTCTCAAACGATAGGAATTCAATCTTTAATAAATAAAAAATTAATTGCAGCCAGTAACATTTTTAAACACATTAGAAAAGGTGAAATTCTAGAATTAGCCAATCTTCATAATATTGATGCTGAAGTTTTTGAATTCGAAGTGCAACGGGATGCAAGAGTTACAAAAAAACCAATCAAAGATTTACGGGTGCCAAAAGAAGCCGTTTTTGGTGGAATTATAAGAGATGGAAAAGCATTAATGACATATGGTGATATGCAAATACAAAATGGAGACAAAGTAATTGTATTCTGTTTACCAGAGGCCATAACAGCCGTAGAGCATTTATTTAATTAA